In Candidatus Defluviibacterium haderslevense, the following are encoded in one genomic region:
- a CDS encoding glycosyltransferase family 39 protein, translating to MKVKREILVIAFKLFILSLFCSFPIFIHLDILPIRIWDESRLSINAYEMLKNNNWLIPYFEGKPDMWNTKPPLMIWMQVLCSKIFGYSELAMRLPSAIAAFLLVLFLSYFAKRYLKNFWFGLITCIVLVTSYGFINVHGTRTGDYDSLLCLFLVVYSLSYFLYLEQKNKRNLIFFFIALILAVMTKSIQGLLFLPALFIYTLIDKKFFIFKDLNVYKGIALFVFTIGAYYLLREMYNPGYLNAVWENELGGRYMNTVEEHTGEFLFYYNMLLKHHFKEWIWLVPIGFIIGISFRNILFRKLTYFSALISLSYWLIISISKTKLEWYEIPLFPFLAMLIAMGIFGIFYYLLIEPKLKTIFLFPVMSFLFLFSLSFVPYTKMVDKVYLPKEYPWDDEFYQLSYYLKHALNKLEETRAYNICYDGYHAHILFYLNQLNDLGQNIGFKDWVFLEKGDLIIASQSNVKQYIEQYYIYELISENKTIKKYKIIDLKC from the coding sequence ATGAAGGTAAAACGTGAAATTCTTGTAATTGCCTTTAAGCTTTTCATTTTAAGTTTATTTTGTTCTTTTCCAATCTTTATACATTTAGATATTTTACCCATAAGGATTTGGGATGAATCGAGATTAAGCATCAATGCCTATGAAATGCTTAAAAACAACAATTGGTTAATTCCATATTTTGAAGGTAAGCCTGATATGTGGAATACCAAACCGCCACTGATGATTTGGATGCAAGTCCTTTGTTCAAAAATATTTGGTTATTCAGAGTTAGCCATGAGGTTGCCATCTGCTATTGCTGCGTTTTTACTCGTACTTTTCTTATCTTATTTTGCAAAACGATATCTAAAAAACTTTTGGTTCGGATTGATTACATGTATAGTCTTAGTGACATCTTATGGATTTATCAACGTTCATGGTACTAGAACGGGTGATTATGATTCATTATTGTGTTTGTTTCTGGTCGTATATTCGCTGTCCTATTTTTTATATCTGGAGCAAAAAAATAAACGTAATTTAATATTCTTTTTTATAGCTTTGATATTGGCCGTAATGACAAAGAGTATTCAGGGATTATTATTCTTACCAGCCTTGTTCATATATACTTTAATTGATAAAAAGTTTTTTATATTCAAAGATCTAAATGTATATAAGGGAATTGCTCTTTTTGTGTTTACTATTGGTGCATACTATTTATTACGAGAAATGTACAATCCTGGATATTTAAATGCAGTATGGGAAAATGAATTGGGTGGAAGATATATGAATACTGTGGAGGAACACACAGGGGAATTTCTTTTCTATTATAATATGTTATTAAAACATCACTTTAAAGAATGGATTTGGTTAGTTCCTATTGGATTTATTATTGGGATTAGCTTTAGGAATATTCTATTTAGGAAATTAACCTATTTTTCAGCTCTTATAAGTTTATCCTATTGGTTAATTATTTCTATTTCTAAAACTAAATTAGAGTGGTATGAAATTCCTCTTTTTCCGTTTTTAGCCATGCTCATAGCTATGGGCATATTTGGAATATTTTATTATTTGTTGATTGAACCCAAACTTAAAACCATTTTTTTATTTCCGGTGATGAGTTTTCTCTTTCTTTTTAGTTTGTCTTTTGTACCATATACTAAAATGGTGGACAAAGTTTATTTACCTAAAGAATATCCTTGGGACGATGAATTCTATCAATTGAGTTATTATTTAAAGCACGCACTTAATAAATTAGAAGAGACCCGAGCTTATAATATTTGTTATGATGGGTATCATGCCCATATATTGTTTTATTTAAATCAATTGAATGATTTAGGGCAAAATATAGGATTTAAGGATTGGGTATTTTTAGAAAAAGGGGATTTAATTATTGCAAGTCAATCCAATGTAAAGCAATATATTGAACAATATTATATTTATGAATTGATAAGTGAGAATAAAACAATAAAAAAGTATAAAATAATAGATCTAAAATGTTGA
- the lpxD gene encoding UDP-3-O-(3-hydroxymyristoyl)glucosamine N-acyltransferase encodes MKISAGELAIMVNGVLEGDPTMILTQPSKIEEGVPGSICFLANLKYEHFLYETKASVVIVDQHFVPKSKITPALLRVENVYLTVSHLLSLFDESKETTSGIHPQSIIHSTAQLGQKASIGAFTVLENDVLVGESTIIHPQVYIGPNVKIGAHTVIYPGVRIYRDCVIGDRCVIHANAIIGSDGFGFSPDPYGNYQKIAQVGNVELKDDVEIGANTTIDRGTMGSTLIGRGSKLDNLIQIAHNVQIGEHTVIAAQAGIAGSAKIGNRCMIGGQVGIAGHLQVADGTMIQAQSGIASSLKQENGKWYGSPAIDYYSYLRAYAAFKKLPDLVLKVKELEALLEASKKT; translated from the coding sequence ATGAAGATATCAGCTGGCGAATTGGCTATTATGGTCAATGGCGTATTGGAAGGGGATCCTACTATGATATTGACCCAACCAAGTAAAATTGAAGAAGGGGTTCCGGGAAGTATTTGCTTTTTAGCTAATCTTAAATATGAACATTTTTTATACGAAACGAAAGCGTCTGTAGTTATCGTAGACCAACATTTTGTTCCCAAATCTAAAATAACTCCTGCTTTATTAAGGGTTGAAAATGTGTATTTAACGGTAAGTCATTTATTGTCTTTATTCGATGAGTCTAAAGAAACTACCTCTGGTATACATCCACAGTCAATCATTCATTCAACAGCGCAGTTGGGACAGAAAGCATCCATTGGAGCTTTCACCGTTCTGGAAAATGATGTCCTAGTTGGAGAATCTACGATTATTCATCCTCAAGTGTACATTGGACCAAATGTTAAAATAGGGGCTCACACGGTAATTTATCCTGGAGTTCGAATTTATAGAGATTGCGTTATTGGCGACCGTTGTGTCATCCATGCTAATGCAATTATAGGTAGTGATGGTTTTGGTTTTTCGCCCGATCCATATGGTAATTATCAAAAGATAGCCCAGGTTGGTAATGTTGAGTTAAAAGATGATGTTGAAATAGGGGCTAATACCACCATTGATAGAGGAACTATGGGCTCCACATTAATCGGTCGCGGGAGCAAATTAGATAATTTAATTCAAATTGCACATAATGTTCAGATCGGTGAACATACTGTCATTGCAGCACAAGCCGGAATAGCGGGAAGTGCTAAAATCGGGAATCGATGCATGATTGGTGGTCAGGTTGGTATCGCAGGACATTTGCAGGTAGCAGATGGAACCATGATTCAAGCCCAAAGCGGAATTGCAAGTTCACTTAAGCAAGAAAATGGCAAATGGTATGGGTCTCCTGCAATTGATTATTATTCGTACCTTCGAGCCTATGCAGCGTTTAAGAAATTACCCGATCTTGTATTAAAAGTAAAAGAACTTGAGGCTTTACTTGAAGCAAGCAAAAAAACCTGA
- a CDS encoding ABC transporter ATP-binding protein: MNIHIEHLSKRFVTNRWIIKNMNLQCSSSTIYGISGQNGSGKTTLISMMSGLLVPTQGKIKWIHQEQVLSEQEWFHYLNIAAPYADLFEYLTITELLDFHLKCKSFYDNMDATQFLDLCYLQPNKHSTIKSLSSGMKQRLKLCLAILTQSEVIFLDEPRSNLDTFAQQWYQELLLKFRKNRLIIIASNDAADFDLVDEVIQLNT, encoded by the coding sequence ATGAACATCCACATAGAACATCTTTCCAAGCGATTTGTAACCAATCGTTGGATTATTAAGAATATGAATTTACAATGTAGTTCCAGTACTATATATGGAATAAGTGGTCAGAACGGATCAGGGAAGACCACACTGATATCAATGATGTCTGGACTTTTAGTTCCTACCCAAGGTAAAATTAAATGGATTCATCAAGAACAAGTTTTATCAGAGCAAGAATGGTTTCACTATTTAAATATTGCAGCACCCTATGCCGACCTATTTGAATATTTAACCATTACTGAACTTCTTGACTTTCACTTAAAGTGTAAATCATTCTATGATAATATGGATGCCACGCAATTTCTAGATCTCTGTTATTTGCAACCCAACAAACATTCTACCATCAAAAGTTTGTCTTCAGGAATGAAACAACGCCTTAAATTGTGTTTGGCTATTTTAACACAAAGTGAGGTTATTTTTCTAGACGAACCAAGATCTAATCTAGATACCTTCGCCCAACAATGGTATCAGGAATTATTGTTAAAATTTCGAAAGAATCGATTGATCATTATTGCTTCTAACGATGCGGCTGATTTTGATTTAGTGGACGAAGTGATCCAATTGAATACTTAG
- a CDS encoding bifunctional UDP-3-O-[3-hydroxymyristoyl] N-acetylglucosamine deacetylase/3-hydroxyacyl-ACP dehydratase, with protein sequence MNQKTIQKDIQIAGVGLHTGAKVVMTFRPAIENHGIKFRRMDLPDQPYIPADVSKVIATNRGTTLQDGVAQVWTVEHTLSALTGLGIDNVLIELDGPEIPILDGSAIQFVEALQECGIIEQPFEKDYFVISETMSFQDPDTGAEYLAMPSDQFELTTMIDFNSKNLGQQFASLDNIKDYAQQIAPCRTFVFLHELEKLMEQNLIKGGNLDNAIVIVDRLMSQDDLDQLAKKLNKPSVKVEREGVLNTLTLHFSNEPARHKLLDVLGDLTLLGKPILGKIVTKKSGHKSNVEFAKFLKKKMLDQRKLKGIPLYDPDKAPLYNSTQIQQMLPHRYPFLLVDKIIEINNKFVVGVKNVTMNESIFQGHFPGNPVFPGMLLLEALAQTGGVFALAQQDEPHLWDTYFLKVDIAKFRQKVVPGDTLILKMELASPIRRGLVQMIGTAYVGSKLVCEADLTAQIVKRDA encoded by the coding sequence ATGAATCAGAAAACCATTCAAAAAGATATCCAAATAGCAGGAGTCGGTTTGCATACCGGTGCTAAAGTTGTAATGACTTTTCGCCCTGCAATTGAAAATCATGGGATTAAATTCAGGCGAATGGATTTGCCGGATCAGCCCTATATACCTGCGGATGTTTCCAAGGTTATTGCGACCAACAGGGGAACAACATTACAAGATGGAGTGGCTCAGGTATGGACTGTAGAACACACGTTATCCGCTTTAACCGGGCTTGGAATAGATAATGTGCTTATTGAACTAGATGGTCCAGAAATTCCAATTCTTGATGGAAGTGCTATCCAGTTCGTTGAAGCTCTACAGGAATGTGGTATCATAGAACAACCCTTTGAAAAGGACTATTTTGTAATTTCAGAAACCATGTCATTTCAAGATCCTGACACTGGAGCTGAATATTTGGCGATGCCCTCAGACCAATTCGAACTGACAACCATGATTGATTTTAATTCAAAAAATCTTGGTCAGCAGTTTGCATCCTTGGACAATATAAAAGATTATGCTCAACAAATTGCCCCATGCAGAACCTTTGTTTTTCTTCATGAATTGGAAAAATTAATGGAGCAAAACCTCATTAAAGGGGGAAATTTGGATAATGCTATAGTTATCGTAGATCGATTAATGAGCCAGGATGATTTAGATCAGTTGGCGAAAAAATTAAATAAACCTTCGGTCAAGGTGGAACGGGAAGGTGTCTTGAATACCCTTACTTTACACTTCTCGAATGAGCCGGCTCGCCATAAATTATTGGATGTATTGGGTGATTTAACACTTTTAGGTAAACCCATACTCGGTAAGATCGTTACTAAGAAGTCAGGTCATAAATCGAATGTTGAATTCGCTAAATTTTTAAAAAAGAAGATGTTGGATCAACGCAAGTTGAAGGGCATACCACTATATGATCCGGATAAAGCTCCGCTTTATAATTCGACCCAGATTCAACAAATGCTCCCTCATAGATATCCATTTTTATTGGTTGATAAAATTATTGAAATCAATAACAAATTTGTCGTTGGTGTTAAAAATGTCACCATGAATGAAAGCATATTTCAAGGACATTTTCCTGGCAATCCTGTTTTTCCCGGAATGTTACTATTAGAGGCCTTAGCTCAGACCGGAGGTGTTTTTGCCTTAGCTCAGCAAGACGAGCCACATCTATGGGATACATACTTCCTTAAGGTCGATATTGCGAAATTTAGACAAAAAGTTGTACCGGGAGATACATTAATATTAAAAATGGAATTAGCTTCGCCAATCCGACGTGGACTGGTTCAAATGATTGGCACGGCTTATGTAGGAAGTAAACTGGTTTGTGAGGCTGATTTAACGGCCCAAATTGTCAAAAGAGATGCATGA
- the lpxA gene encoding acyl-ACP--UDP-N-acetylglucosamine O-acyltransferase encodes MNFSQSNISPEAKIGHGTIVEPFATIQSDVIIGENCWIGPYVSIMNGTRIGNNCKIFPGAVLGAVPQDLKFNGEASLLEIGDHTIIREYCTLNRGTKASMTTKVGSHSLLMAYVHVAHDCFVGNHVILANNVTLAGHIDIHDYAILGGLTAVHQFVKIGPHVMVGGGSLVMKDIPPFAKAAREPLTYEGVNTIGLRRRGFSKEQLDRIHDIYRYLFIKNRNISIGIKMIEAELPDSEERRQILEFVRNSSRGIMKGHRR; translated from the coding sequence ATGAATTTCAGTCAATCAAATATTAGTCCCGAAGCAAAAATAGGTCATGGTACCATAGTGGAACCATTCGCCACCATTCAATCCGATGTAATTATTGGAGAAAATTGTTGGATTGGACCCTATGTTTCAATAATGAATGGCACTCGCATTGGAAATAATTGTAAGATATTCCCGGGTGCTGTTTTAGGCGCGGTGCCTCAGGATTTGAAGTTTAATGGAGAGGCCAGTTTGCTAGAAATAGGGGATCACACCATAATCAGAGAGTATTGTACCTTAAATAGGGGTACCAAAGCATCAATGACCACAAAAGTTGGTTCACACAGCTTATTGATGGCTTATGTGCACGTAGCTCATGATTGTTTCGTTGGAAACCATGTTATTTTGGCCAATAATGTTACACTTGCCGGACACATTGACATCCACGATTACGCTATTTTGGGAGGCTTGACTGCCGTACATCAGTTTGTTAAAATCGGACCTCATGTCATGGTTGGAGGTGGATCTTTGGTTATGAAAGATATACCGCCTTTTGCCAAAGCTGCCCGAGAACCACTAACTTATGAAGGCGTAAACACCATTGGATTGCGACGTAGGGGATTTTCTAAAGAACAATTAGATCGAATCCACGATATCTATAGATACCTGTTTATTAAAAATAGAAATATCAGCATTGGTATTAAAATGATTGAAGCCGAACTTCCCGATTCTGAAGAACGCCGTCAAATTCTAGAGTTTGTCCGCAATTCTTCCCGAGGAATTATGAAGGGCCACCGCAGATAA
- a CDS encoding MATE family efflux transporter yields MREFFHNAKRLLLLSVPIMLGSAGQNVIALTDSLFLYRYDENDFAAVGFVSVFYLVIAAISYGFAKGGQILIARKYGERSNDFVKKYFYAIVFFEFVIGLLMFFILRFFSEPILRLFLDSEVILAKSLAFLHYRIYGIMFSYVGLALVSLYMGISKPKIILLDTVFLGLMNLILCYALVYGHFGLPEMGIAGAGLASALAEIAAFVFFVVYMLFDKELKQFELLKIPHIEFSWIKTIYSVSIPILIQSVIAIGSWFVFFSFIEKLGERALAISNLLRVVYLIFSIPCWGFAAAINTMVSKTIGRGKEQRVLKQVYHSSFISFITSAILTFPFLIFSHHILYPFLGGEDVMIFNATIPYFRLLYIILLMYSVSTIFFNAVIGTGETIKGLNIQVLSSIFYLGITYIAIRYPESMGLSWAWGSEIVYWGIQCSLSWWVLKSGKWYFIKF; encoded by the coding sequence GTGAGGGAATTTTTTCATAATGCTAAACGCCTGCTTTTGCTTTCGGTCCCCATTATGTTGGGTAGTGCTGGACAGAATGTCATAGCATTGACAGACAGTTTGTTTTTGTATCGATATGACGAAAATGATTTTGCGGCAGTTGGTTTTGTTAGTGTCTTTTATTTGGTTATAGCTGCAATTTCTTATGGATTTGCGAAAGGCGGTCAGATTTTAATTGCTAGAAAATATGGAGAGCGGTCCAATGATTTTGTCAAAAAGTATTTTTACGCAATTGTATTTTTTGAATTCGTGATTGGTCTTCTGATGTTTTTTATATTAAGATTTTTTAGTGAACCCATTTTACGTTTATTTCTAGATTCTGAAGTCATTTTAGCAAAGTCTTTGGCATTCCTGCATTATAGAATTTATGGTATCATGTTTTCGTATGTTGGCTTAGCCTTGGTTTCATTATACATGGGAATCAGTAAGCCTAAGATTATTTTACTGGATACTGTTTTCCTTGGACTTATGAATTTAATCTTATGTTATGCATTAGTCTATGGACATTTCGGTTTACCAGAAATGGGAATAGCTGGGGCAGGTCTTGCCAGCGCATTGGCAGAAATTGCGGCGTTTGTTTTTTTTGTAGTGTATATGTTATTTGACAAAGAATTAAAACAATTCGAATTATTAAAAATTCCTCACATCGAATTCTCTTGGATTAAAACCATATATAGTGTCAGCATCCCCATTCTTATACAATCCGTTATTGCTATTGGAAGTTGGTTTGTATTCTTTAGTTTTATCGAAAAACTTGGAGAGCGGGCATTGGCAATTTCAAATTTGCTAAGAGTCGTTTATTTGATTTTTTCAATACCGTGTTGGGGATTTGCGGCAGCTATTAATACTATGGTAAGTAAAACAATCGGGCGGGGTAAAGAACAGCGGGTTCTTAAACAGGTGTACCATTCATCTTTTATTTCATTCATAACATCGGCTATATTGACATTTCCTTTTTTGATTTTTTCTCACCACATCCTGTATCCTTTTTTAGGAGGTGAAGATGTTATGATATTTAATGCTACAATTCCCTATTTTAGATTACTCTACATCATATTGCTGATGTATTCGGTTTCAACCATTTTTTTTAATGCCGTAATTGGAACCGGGGAAACCATCAAGGGATTAAACATTCAGGTGCTCAGTTCTATCTTTTACTTAGGGATCACTTATATAGCCATTAGATATCCTGAAAGTATGGGCTTGAGTTGGGCTTGGGGTTCTGAAATCGTCTATTGGGGTATCCAATGTTCCCTTTCATGGTGGGTTTTGAAGTCAGGAAAGTGGTATTTTATAAAATTTTAA
- a CDS encoding glycosyltransferase family 2 protein: MSKISVIIPIYNEETNIQVLYERLKKVLNGIELEHELLFVNDGSQDQSIQVIKQLAEHDINVRYIDFSRNFGHQIAVTAGIDAVHSEYVVIIDADLQDPPELIPEMYEKMKEGFEVVYARRRSRKGEHFLKKVTAKLFYRILTSITHISIPLDTGDFRIMHKKVVDVLKSMPEQDKFLRGQISWIGFNQTYVEYDRDERLSGTTGYTYSKMIKFALDGITSFSNFPLKVASYLGFVVSFFSFLLILYALYSRLVSKHFVPGWASIMICVLFLGGVQLISIGIIGEYISRMGNNIRKRPLYIVKDQN, translated from the coding sequence ATGAGTAAAATATCCGTTATTATTCCCATCTACAATGAAGAAACCAATATTCAGGTACTTTATGAGCGATTGAAAAAAGTATTGAATGGTATTGAATTGGAGCATGAATTATTGTTTGTCAATGACGGCAGTCAAGATCAATCCATCCAAGTCATCAAGCAATTGGCTGAACATGATATAAATGTAAGATATATAGATTTTAGTAGAAATTTTGGTCATCAAATTGCTGTGACTGCAGGTATAGATGCAGTACATTCAGAGTATGTTGTGATTATAGATGCTGATCTCCAAGATCCTCCGGAATTGATTCCAGAGATGTATGAGAAGATGAAGGAAGGTTTTGAGGTAGTCTATGCCAGAAGAAGATCCAGGAAAGGGGAACATTTTTTAAAAAAAGTAACTGCCAAATTATTTTATCGAATACTTACCAGCATTACACATATTTCTATTCCGTTGGATACAGGTGATTTTAGAATTATGCATAAAAAAGTGGTTGACGTGCTTAAGTCCATGCCTGAACAAGATAAATTTTTAAGAGGACAGATTAGTTGGATTGGATTTAATCAAACGTATGTAGAATATGATAGGGATGAAAGACTTTCAGGAACTACAGGGTACACCTATTCTAAGATGATTAAATTTGCATTAGATGGGATTACATCATTTTCCAATTTTCCATTGAAAGTTGCCAGTTATTTAGGTTTTGTAGTTTCATTTTTTTCTTTTCTTTTAATTCTCTATGCGTTGTATTCTCGTCTAGTATCCAAGCATTTTGTACCGGGATGGGCTTCCATTATGATTTGTGTTTTATTCCTAGGGGGAGTGCAATTAATTTCAATTGGAATCATTGGGGAATACATCAGTCGAATGGGTAATAACATTAGAAAAAGACCATTATATATCGTCAAAGATCAGAATTGA